CTATTATCGGCAGAAAAGATTACGAAAAGTTATAGTGAGAAAAAACTCTTAAAAGATATGTCTCTATTCATCAATGAGGGAGACAAAATCGGTGTGATCGGGATTAATGGCACCGGTAAATCGACCTTCTTAAAGATTATTGCCGGCATAGAGAACCCTGATGCCGGAGCCGTAACGACGGCTTCTGGGGTCAGGATCAGTTATCTTCCGCAAAATCCTATTTTCGGTGAGGGTCTGACCGTTCTGGAACAAGTATTTCTGGGAACGTCATCTGAAGTCCGGGATTTGATGGAATATGAAGCCAAGTCTATTCTAACCAGGCTGGGTATTACGGATTTCTCGATGGATGTCAGCTTCCTGTCAGGCGGAGAAAAGAAACGCGTTGCGATCGCGCGTACATTGGTCAAACCCAGTGAAATCCTGATTCTGGATGAACCGACCAACCATTTGGACAATGAAATGGTCCTCTGGCTGGAAAATTATCTGCGCAAATACAGCGGAGCGATGATCATGATCACGCACGATCGCTATTTCCTCGACAGGGTAACCAACCGTATGATTGAGATCAGTCAGGGAAATCTGTACAGCTATCCGGCGAATTATTCCAAGTATTTGGAGCTGAAAGCCCAGCGCGAAGAAATGGAAATCAGCACGGAAAGAAAAAACAGCAGTCTCTTCCGAAGAGAACTGGAGTGGATCAGCCGCGGTGCCAGAGCCAGAGGGACGAAAAGTAAAGAACGGATTGAGCGTTTCAGACAATTAAGCGAGAGAGATAAACCGGCAGACAGGGAGAAGCTGAACCTCAGTTCGGTGGCATCCCGCCTTGGTAAAAAGACCATTGAAATGAACCATATCGCAAAATCCTATGCCGGAAAAATGCTGATCCGGGATTTTGACCATATTATTCTGCGTGACGCCAGAATAGGCATTGTTGGCAAAAACGGCTGCGGCAAATCGACCCTGTTAAAAATGATCATGGGCTCGGTTGAAGCGGACAGCGGGACGATCGTTACAGGCGAAACCGTCAGGATCGGTTACTTTTCGCAGGAAAGCGCTGAGATGGATCCCTCTCAGCGCGTCATCGCCTATATTCGGGATATTGCCGAAAACATTGAGACGGTGGACGGAACAGTGACTGCCACGCAAATGCTGGAACGCTTCCTGTTTCCAGCTGATTTACAGTGGAATACGATTGCCAAGCTTTCCGGCGGCGAACGCAGACGACTTTATCTGCTCAGCGTGCTGATGAAATCCCCGAATATCCTGCTGCTGGACGAGCCGTCTAATGATCTGGATATTGAGACGCTGAGCATCCTGGAAGATTACCTGGAGAACTTCAACGGTGCTGTGGTCGTCGTCTCCCATGACCGTTATTTCCTGGATAAAGTCGTAGACCGGATCTTTGAATTCCAGGAAGACGGGACACTGCGGCAATATGTCGGCGGTTATTCCGATTATCAGGAACAAATTACGGATAAGGGCAGAGAAGAAAAAGATAGTTCTAAGAGAAACAGTCCTTCAAGTGGTTCAAGTACTTCAAATACTTTAATCACTTCAAGCAACATGGGCATTTCAGACCAATTTAATTGTACTGATCCCCAGGGTGAAACCGCCGAACCCAGGAAAAAATTGAAGTTTACCTACAAGGAAGAACAGGAATACGGAAAAATCGAAGAAGAGATTGCACAGCTCGAAGCAAACTTGCGTACACTGGATGAAACCATTTCGCGGGAGACCAGTAACTATGCAAAATTGCAGGAATTGCTTTCCGAGAAAGAAGAGCTGGAATGTACCATTGCCGGCAAGATGGAACGCTGGATATATCTGAACGATCTTGCTGAAAAAATTGCTGCTGCGAAATTATAATCCTTCGACAAACGCTGATTACTTATGTTATAATGACTACTTGATTGTATTATAATGGCGACTTGGTTGCACGAATAAGGATGGTAATAAAATGATCAGTACGACTGGAATATCTCTTCGTTACGGCGGACGTGCGTTATTTGAAAACGTCAATATTAAGTTCATCCCCGGGAACTGTTATGGACTCATCGGCGCGAACGGCTCCGGCAAATCGACCTTTTTAAAAATTCTCTCCGGTGAGATAGAAGCCAATAAAGGAGATGTCTCGACTGACCCCGGCGAAAGAATCGCCGTCTTAAAGCAGAACCACTTTGAATTTGACGAAGTTGAGGTCTTAAAAACCGTCATGATGGGTCACAAAAGGCTCTGTGAGGTTATGGATGAAAAAGAAGTTCTCTATGCCAAACCCGATTTTTCCGAAGAAGACGGCATGAAGATCGCCGAACTGGAAGCGGAATTTGCGGAAATGAACGGCTGGGAAGCTGAATCCGAAGCGGCAACGCTCTTAAACGGACTCGGTATTGGCGAAGAGTACCACGATAAAAAGATGAAGGAACTCGACGGCAATGAAAAGATCCGGGTCCTTTTGGCCCAGGCTCTATTTGGAAGTCCTGATATCCTGCTGCTGGACGAACCTACAAACCACCTCGACATTGCCTCCATTACCTGGCTCGAAAACTTCCTGTATAACTTTGAGAACACCGTGATCGTCGTTTCCCACGACAGACACTTTTTAAATAAAGTCTGCACGCATATTGCCGATATTGATTTCGGTAAAATTCAGCTTTACGTCGGTAACTATGACTTCTGGTACGAATCGAGCCAGCTGGCGTTGAAGCAGATGAGAGACGCCAATGAAAAGACGGAAGCTAAGAAAAAGGAATTGCAGGAGTTTATCCAGCGGTTCAGTGCCAATGCTTCCAAGTCAAAACAGGCCACATCCCGCAAAAAACTTCTGGAAAAACTGACCCTGGAGGACATCCGGCCGTCATCCCGCAAATATCCGTTTGTTGATTTTAAACCGGATAGGGAAGCAGGGAATGACCTGTTGGCCGTGAACGGAATCAGCAAAGAAGTAGAAGGGGAGAAGATCCTGAACAATGTCTCATTTATCGTTAGTAAAGGTGATAAGATTGCGTTCGTAGGTCCTAACGGTCTGCCTAAGACATCCCTGTTTAAAATATTAATCGGGGAAACGACTGCCGACAGCGGAGATTTCAAATGGGGCGTTACCACATCCCAGTCCTATTTCCCGAAAGACAACGCGGCTTATTTTGACGATGTTCATCTGAGCCTTGTCGATTGGCTCAGGCAATATTCCAGTGATCAGACCGAGACCTTCGTCAGAGGCTGGCTTGGCAGAATGCTTTTCTCCGGCGAAGAAGCGCTGAAGGAAGCAGCCGTGCTTTCCGGAGGGGAAAAGGTCCGCTGCATGCTGGCTAAAATGATGCTTTCCGGCGCTAACGTCCTGCTGTTTGACGAGCCGACCAACCACCTCGACCTGGAATCCATCACTGCCTTAAATGACGGGCTGATCAATTATAAGGGAACGATTCTGTTTGTTTCGCATGACCACCAGTTTGTCCAGACTGTGGCCAACCGAATCATTGAAATCACGCCGAATGGGATTATCGACAAGCAGATCACGTATGACGAATATCTGGAAAGTGAAGATATTCAGGCGCTGCGCAAGAAGATGTACGAAATGTAGGATTAATTTTTATACTGCAAATAACCCCTAAACAAGAGTAAACAAACCGATATGATGCTGGTGATGGTCCTCACAGACTGTTACCAGCATTTTTGTAAATTTAGCTGCGGCTGACGTTTTAGGTCTAAAGCACCATTAGCCTGAGAATAAATCCCTATATAACCAAAAATAGTAATATGGTATAATTTTGGCAATATTTATTAATTTTGTAATAATATTGCCATTTATTAGTTTTTATCTCAAGATTATGGGTTAAACAAGGGAGGAAGAAAAGTGAAAAAATTATGTTCAAAAATATTATTCCTGCTATTCGTCGGCTGTTTCATTCTTCTGTTAAAATCACCCGCAGTCTATGCAGCAACAATCACTGCGCCATCTTCGATTACTGCGAATACAACCTGGACTAGCGACAATGTCTATGTGGTTTCATCCACCACAGTCCAGCCAAACGTGACGCTGACTATTGAGCCTGGAACCGTCGTCAAATTGAACGCGATTAACAGCAAACTTGTAATTAAAGGCACACTGAATGCACTCGGATCAGACACGAATCAAATCGCCTTTCGTCGATCAAAGATGATACATATGGCGGAGACACCAATAACGATGGAACAACAACGACCCCGGCCAAAGGCAATTGGGATTGCCTCGAGTCTTATTCCGGTGGAATAATAAACCTTTCCTATTGCCGTATTTGTTATGGTGGATATGTGTATTCTCAAGTTTACAGCACCGGAGGAAGCCTGAATATCAACAATTGTGTATTGGAACTCAGCAAAAACAGGGGTATTGAAACTTCTGGTACAGCCAGTATCACAAATTCACAGGTTTCGAATTGCACGACACGAGGCATATATATTAAAAATGGTGCGCCAACCATATCCGGCAATACAATTAGTAATTGTTCTAGCGGCATATATTTAGCAGACGGTAATATCCTCATCACAAATAATAATATTTCGGCGTGTTCATATGGCATTTATGTGCTAAAAGGAACGCATACTCTCTCTTCAAATACTATCGTAAACAGCAGCACTTCAGCTATAGCTATTGAAAATGCAACATGTAATATCGTAAGTAATAACATTTCCCAGTGTCCCAATGAGGCTATCCGTTTTATAAATTCAACTCAAGTACTGACTGGAAGTATAACTGGAAATACATTTGATAACTGCAAAGATTTCCTGGGGTTTCGGTCAAGCTTAATGGCAAGCTTATTCCCAACATTGACATTGAACGTAAGCGTAAACTCTGGCGGCGTAAAAAAGAGCCCACTGTTAACCAGCAGGCTCGCGTTATCTAAGAATCAATCGTCGCATTTGCTCTTAGCATACGGTACTCGGCAATGCTCCGGAGCATTTGCCGGGAGTAACTGAATCACCCAGTCCGGTTGTGTTTGATCAAGGTTAGGAGCAGTTGTTAAGACATATACCAGATACCTATACGGATCAAGGTTGTTCTCCTTGGCGGTTTCAATTAGGCTGTATATCACCGCGCTGCCCTCAGCCCCATTTGGCGTATTAGCGAATAGAAAGTTTTTTCGGCTCATGACAAACGGTTTTATGCTCCATTCTGCTCGGTTGTTAGAGAGCTCCAGCCGGCCGGCCTTCAGATACTCTATCAAGTGAGGCCACTGCTGTTGCAGATAATACAAGGCTTTTCCAAGGGCAGACTTCGGAGCTGCGTTTCTTGTTCGTGCCCATGTTAGCATTGCATCCAGTACCGGTTTTTCCAGCTCCAGCCGCTGGGTATATCGTTCTTCAGGGGAAAGACATTTAAGCTTATCCTCAATTGAGAATAGCTTGTTGCAATACTCTTGCCCAATTATTGCCGAAGATCCTTTTTGCTCGGATTTCGGTAAGGAATTGACTGCCTCATCAAATTTGCGCCGAGCATGGGCCCAGCAGCCAACTACCGTGATGTTTTCCGGCAACGTGTAATAGGCCTGATAACCGTCAGCATGCAGGTATCCGGAGAATCCTTCCAAAAATTTCTTCGGGTTTTCAGCTTTCCGATCAGGCTTGTATTCATAAAGCACAATCGGCTGATCAGTATCCCCGCCGGTTCTGTACATCCACATGTAGCTTTTGGCTTGCGCCTTCTTGCCTGGTTCCCGCAACACCTGCAAGGTGGTCTCGTCCGCGAATAGAACACTGTGCTGCAAGAGCCGTCGGTGCATCTCCTCGTACACTGGTTTCAACCAGTCCTCAGATGCTCTTAATATCCAGCTGGACATCGTCTGGCGGGATAGCATCACGCCGCTTCGGTTAAGCTCCTGTTCCTGTCGGTAAAGAGGAGAATACATCACGAATTTCTGGGTCATGATGTGGGCTATCGCTTCCGGGGAGGCAAAGCTTCCCGCGATGACGGGTTTATTTTTTTGCGTTTTCAGCACGGGGGTTTCCAAGGCCTCTGCTTTACAGGTCAAGCAGGCATAGCTGAAATACCAGTCTTCACGGATTTTTACCTGAGCCGGAATAATTACAAGGCTGCGGCGGACTTCCTTGCCGATTTCCTGCATGACAGTATCGCAGGATGCGCAGAGCCGTTCTTCGTCTGGAAGACGATGCTCAACTACTTCAACAGGGACATTATCCGGCAGAATTTCCTCAAGGCTACCAGAACGCTTTTTGCGGGTATGGGCGGCAACCTTTGTTTTCTCCGATGGCTCGATTTTTATATACGCTTCCGCCTCGTTAAACAGAAGGCTCAGCTGCTCCATGACCGCTTCCTGCGTTTTCTCGGTGGAAGATCCGAAGCGCTTCTTTTGGTTCAGGCGTATCTGTTGTATAAGCCACTCGATTTGCCGACCTTGCTCCGCATTCTGCTCTTTAAGCGCTTCATATTCGGTACGTGAAATGGTGACCATTTCAGCGTTATTCATCTCATTTTTTTGTAGCTCTTTCATAACAAAATTATATCATGAAACAGCCATTTTTTCCAGTGTTTACAAGGGTTTGTGGCATTTTTTGAGCATTTTTAAACCATGCAGAGGCCTGTTGAAGGACGGTGTGCTTTGGGTTGTTCTACGCTTAAACCTTCCATGAGCCACCGGTACTGCTGTGGGGTAAGCGCCTGCGCTTCGGCGGCACTACGCGGCCACTGAAACCTGCCGTTTTCAAGCCGTTTATACAGGAGAACAAACCCATTGCCTTCCCAATACAAGGCCTTTATCCGGTCACATCGGCGTCCGCAAAATAGAAACAGGGTGTTGGTGAACGGATCCAACTGGAACTTTTGCTGGACAATACTGGCTAGACCGTCGATCCCGCATCGGAGATCGGTGTAGCCACAGGCAATATATATGTAGTCGGCTCCGGAAAAATCATTCAGCATGATTTCAGCGCGCGGAAGATTGCCTCAATGGTTGACGCGTCGGCGCTGGGATAGATGTCGGCTTCGGCATTTCCAATGCGCACAGTTGCCGCTACTTCAAGATGGTCATTCCGGCGTTCTACGGGAACTCTTGCAAAGTACGGCTCTTGCTGCGCGGTCAACGCCTCAAACACTCGGCGCTGCCAGTAATAATATGTTTTTTCGACAATCCCGTTTTCCCGACACCATTGTTTGATGCTTATTCCGCTATTCCGGCAGGATGAGATCCGCTCAGTCCACTCAGCCAGCCGCTGGTTTGCGCTTAAGGCTTGCAGGCTTTGTTCCATTTGAGTCACTCCCATTCTATCTAAATGTCTACCTTAGTCTCTTTTGGTGACACTCAGACTCTTTGGGATATTCTCTCATTCTGCCGATTCTATGACAATCCGCCTACGTGGTTTACGCTTACTATTTTTCTTATACCGGAGACAACAGAAAGAAAAAGCGGAACCGGAACCGGCCCAACCCTAACCTATTAATAGCTTTAGGTCAAGACAATAGCTGACAGCATATCAGCCGGATTATTTTAAGATGCAAGTAGTATAACAATACTAAAAAACACTTCATCGTACTGGCATACCACTACTATTGCGGGGATTTGAAAAGGCTGAATAAGTAGCAGTCATCTTTTTCAAATCCCCCAATGCCCAGCGGTAAGCCAAATTGCTTGATAGGTACACATAAATCCAGCTTGCTTAAAAAGTTGCTGCTCCCCGACTTCCGGAACCGAAATAACATTGTAAGTATACCCAGGACCGAAACGTTAGATCAATTTCTCTCTATTCTTGAAATTATGCAGCCTTGCCCGAAATACCAAAGCGAGGGTCAAGTGCCAGTGGCGTTATGCAAACGGGAATTTGAGCGTAGAAAATGTCAACGGTTCACATGCAGAAAGCCCAGGGGTTTTGACATTTTAGCGAGGATTCCTGTTTGTAGCCACGAGAACGTGCGAGCGGGGTATTTTGGGCAAGGCTGCATACCCCATAATCACCAAAAGTCAGAAATAAGACTAACCTTTACAGTGTTATTCCTATGAAAGCTTTAGACAGCTTGTCCCAGAATCTGAGGCGCCTCAGATTCTGGGACAAACCTATTCGGAGGATAACTAAAAAGTTTAACTTAATCTTGATTTTAGCAGATTGAAACAATTATAATGGCAATAATCATCATTAACATAATTTGTAATACCGAAGGAACATAACAATGATCACAAAAGCCGAAACCGTCAAAAAATATGCCCAGGATGAAGAAAGCAGACTGCTGCTTGCGCGGGCGCTGGACAAACTTGATGAATCAGAAAAGAAAAATATTCCGGTTTGCATGCGGTTCTGCAGTGAACAGCAGCGGGTGCTGCTTGGAAATGCGCTGAAAGCGAGTGGGAACCCCCGGCACTTTTTCTGGGGAGGCTATGAAGGGGCTGAGCGTACCGTATTGGTCTTTCTGCCGGACTACCTGGAGCCTGAACAAGTCATTCAGGATGATGAATATTGCCCATTAGCTTTTATCCGGGCGGAATATCCTGCAGACAGCGGCCTGTCGCATCGGGATTTCCTAGGTAGTTTGATGGGGGCAGGAATCAAGCGGGAAACGGTCGGTGACATTCTGGTCACAGAAAAAAGCTGTGATCTGATTGTCCTCAAAGAAATTTTACCGTTCCTGATAAATAATCTGGAATCAGTCGGCCGTGTCAAAATAAAAACAGCAATCATCTCTGCGGGATTGCTGCAAATACCGGAAGAAAAAGTTCTTCTGCTGAAAGACACCGTAGCCTCATTGCGGCTGGACAGTGTGGTCGCGGCAGGTTTTAACTTAAGCCGTACCAAAGCAGGGGAATATGTTGAATCCGGGAAGGTCATGCTGAATTCGCTGGAATGTGACAAAACAGATAAGACGGTTGCGGAAGGGGATACGCTATCTCTGCGCGGCTTCGGAAAAATCAAGGTTCAGGAAGTAGGCGGACTTTCTAAAAAAGGCCGCCAGTCCATCGTGATTAAAAAGTATGTCTAGTACAACGCTCTTGAAACAAGGTATATAAAATAGTTACCCCACATTTATTTCCGTGCCAGCCGTTCTGCTTCGGCCTTCGCTGCCCGAAAGCAGTCCTTGATTTCTTCAGCAGTTAAGGCGGAACCTTCCTTTTGCTTCCTGAAATATTGCATCAATACTTTGCCGACTGCATAGCAGCTAATAAAGACTAGCGAGGCTGTTCCCGGCGTGCTGCCTGAGTCTGAGTCTGCGTCCAAGCCAACCCGGGTCAATCCTTCCAGACCATATTTGGCAGTAAGCGCAAGGCCGGCCTGCCCGGAAAGTTCGCGGAAAAGGCGCTGGGCGTCCTCGGGAGCCAGCGTTTGACCGGATTCCTCCGCCAGGCGCAGCGTCAGATATACCTCTGTGATTTGAAGCAGGATGGTATCCTTGTGTTCAGCAGCCGAGGCGGCTGTGCCGGCTGTCAGGACAATCAGCCGGTTCATTCTATCCCTGGTTTTATTTTGAGGGAGCTTATTTACGGCTTCCTCAATTTTATTTAGGTATTCTTCCGGCGTAATGGTTTCCGAACCACTGCAGACCGGACAGGATCCAGCGTCATGGACATG
This DNA window, taken from Dehalobacter sp., encodes the following:
- a CDS encoding ABC-F family ATP-binding cassette domain-containing protein yields the protein MILLSAEKITKSYSEKKLLKDMSLFINEGDKIGVIGINGTGKSTFLKIIAGIENPDAGAVTTASGVRISYLPQNPIFGEGLTVLEQVFLGTSSEVRDLMEYEAKSILTRLGITDFSMDVSFLSGGEKKRVAIARTLVKPSEILILDEPTNHLDNEMVLWLENYLRKYSGAMIMITHDRYFLDRVTNRMIEISQGNLYSYPANYSKYLELKAQREEMEISTERKNSSLFRRELEWISRGARARGTKSKERIERFRQLSERDKPADREKLNLSSVASRLGKKTIEMNHIAKSYAGKMLIRDFDHIILRDARIGIVGKNGCGKSTLLKMIMGSVEADSGTIVTGETVRIGYFSQESAEMDPSQRVIAYIRDIAENIETVDGTVTATQMLERFLFPADLQWNTIAKLSGGERRRLYLLSVLMKSPNILLLDEPSNDLDIETLSILEDYLENFNGAVVVVSHDRYFLDKVVDRIFEFQEDGTLRQYVGGYSDYQEQITDKGREEKDSSKRNSPSSGSSTSNTLITSSNMGISDQFNCTDPQGETAEPRKKLKFTYKEEQEYGKIEEEIAQLEANLRTLDETISRETSNYAKLQELLSEKEELECTIAGKMERWIYLNDLAEKIAAAKL
- a CDS encoding IS66 family transposase: MKELQKNEMNNAEMVTISRTEYEALKEQNAEQGRQIEWLIQQIRLNQKKRFGSSTEKTQEAVMEQLSLLFNEAEAYIKIEPSEKTKVAAHTRKKRSGSLEEILPDNVPVEVVEHRLPDEERLCASCDTVMQEIGKEVRRSLVIIPAQVKIREDWYFSYACLTCKAEALETPVLKTQKNKPVIAGSFASPEAIAHIMTQKFVMYSPLYRQEQELNRSGVMLSRQTMSSWILRASEDWLKPVYEEMHRRLLQHSVLFADETTLQVLREPGKKAQAKSYMWMYRTGGDTDQPIVLYEYKPDRKAENPKKFLEGFSGYLHADGYQAYYTLPENITVVGCWAHARRKFDEAVNSLPKSEQKGSSAIIGQEYCNKLFSIEDKLKCLSPEERYTQRLELEKPVLDAMLTWARTRNAAPKSALGKALYYLQQQWPHLIEYLKAGRLELSNNRAEWSIKPFVMSRKNFLFANTPNGAEGSAVIYSLIETAKENNLDPYRYLVYVLTTAPNLDQTQPDWVIQLLPANAPEHCRVPYAKSKCDD
- a CDS encoding IS66 family insertion sequence element accessory protein TnpB, coding for MEQSLQALSANQRLAEWTERISSCRNSGISIKQWCRENGIVEKTYYYWQRRVFEALTAQQEPYFARVPVERRNDHLEVAATVRIGNAEADIYPSADASTIEAIFRALKSC
- a CDS encoding YlmH/Sll1252 family protein codes for the protein MITKAETVKKYAQDEESRLLLARALDKLDESEKKNIPVCMRFCSEQQRVLLGNALKASGNPRHFFWGGYEGAERTVLVFLPDYLEPEQVIQDDEYCPLAFIRAEYPADSGLSHRDFLGSLMGAGIKRETVGDILVTEKSCDLIVLKEILPFLINNLESVGRVKIKTAIISAGLLQIPEEKVLLLKDTVASLRLDSVVAAGFNLSRTKAGEYVESGKVMLNSLECDKTDKTVAEGDTLSLRGFGKIKVQEVGGLSKKGRQSIVIKKYV
- the tnpB gene encoding IS66 family insertion sequence element accessory protein TnpB (TnpB, as the term is used for proteins encoded by IS66 family insertion elements, is considered an accessory protein, since TnpC, encoded by a neighboring gene, is a DDE family transposase.), with amino-acid sequence MLNDFSGADYIYIACGYTDLRCGIDGLASIVQQKFQLDPFTNTLFLFCGRRCDRIKALYWEGNGFVLLYKRLENGRFQWPRSAAEAQALTPQQYRWLMEGLSVEQPKAHRPSTGLCMV
- a CDS encoding ATP-binding cassette domain-containing protein — translated: MISTTGISLRYGGRALFENVNIKFIPGNCYGLIGANGSGKSTFLKILSGEIEANKGDVSTDPGERIAVLKQNHFEFDEVEVLKTVMMGHKRLCEVMDEKEVLYAKPDFSEEDGMKIAELEAEFAEMNGWEAESEAATLLNGLGIGEEYHDKKMKELDGNEKIRVLLAQALFGSPDILLLDEPTNHLDIASITWLENFLYNFENTVIVVSHDRHFLNKVCTHIADIDFGKIQLYVGNYDFWYESSQLALKQMRDANEKTEAKKKELQEFIQRFSANASKSKQATSRKKLLEKLTLEDIRPSSRKYPFVDFKPDREAGNDLLAVNGISKEVEGEKILNNVSFIVSKGDKIAFVGPNGLPKTSLFKILIGETTADSGDFKWGVTTSQSYFPKDNAAYFDDVHLSLVDWLRQYSSDQTETFVRGWLGRMLFSGEEALKEAAVLSGGEKVRCMLAKMMLSGANVLLFDEPTNHLDLESITALNDGLINYKGTILFVSHDHQFVQTVANRIIEITPNGIIDKQITYDEYLESEDIQALRKKMYEM